TTTATGGAGGAAAAAAAATTATGCGTCTTATTCCATTACAAAATGCAGAACAGGTGAGTAAATGGGCTGCTCGTTATATTGCCGATCGCATTAATCAATTTGCCCCCAGTGCAGAAAAGCCTTTTGTCTTAGGCTTACCTACAGGCGGAACACCATTACAAACTTACAAAGAACTCATTGCGCTGTATCAGAAAGGTGAGGTAAGTTTTAAGCATGTGGTTACCTTTAATATGGACGAATATGTAGGGTTGCCTAAAGAACACCCTGAAAGCTATCATTCCTTCATGTGGAATAACTTTTTTAACCATATTGATATTCAAGCAGAAAATGTCAATATACTTGATGGCAATACACCTGATCATGATGAAGAATGTCGCCGTTATGAAGAAAAAATTAAATCCTACGGCAAAATCCATTTATTTATGGGCGGTGTGGGCATTGATGGGCATATTGCCTTTAATGAACCCGGTTCTTCATTAAGTTCACGCACAAGAATTAAAACCTTAACTCAAGATACATTAATTGCAAACTCTCGCTTTTTTGATAATGATGTGAACAAAGTGCCTAAGTATGCATTAACGGTGGGTGTGGGGACATTATTAGATGCGCAAGAAGTGATGTTATTAGTAACAGGGCATAACAAGGCTTTAGCGTTACAAGCGGGCGTTGAGGGTTGTATTAATCATTTATGGACAATTAGTGCCTTACAATTACATCGTCATGCTATTTTTGTGGCTGATGAACCCGCAATGCAAGAGCTAAAAGTGAAAACAGTGAAATATTTCACTGAATTAGAAGCTCGTGCTATTCATAGTGTTTTAGAAGGAGAAAAATAATGTACGCATTTGTTAATGGTGTCGTTTATAGTGGAAAAGCGGTGCTTTATGGTTATGCTGTGGTCGTCAATAATAAAATTATTCAAGCGGTTATCCCTGAAGCTGAGCTGTCCAATGATATTGAACGCATAGATTTACAAGGAAATAATATCACAGCTGGATTTATTGATTTACAGTTAAATGGTTGCGGAGGCGTAATGTTTAATGATGATATTTCAGTAAAAACCTTAGAGATTATGCAACAAACCAATTTGCGTTCAGGTACAACCAGTTATTTACCAACCTTTATTACCGCACCAGATGAAGGCATAAAAAGTGCGGTGCAAATTATGCGAGAATATTTAGCGAAGTACGAAAATCAGGCATTAGGCTTACATTTAGAAGGACCTTATTTAAGTGTCGAGAAAAAAGGGGTGCATCGAGAAGAATATATTCGTGCCATCTCCCCAGAGATGAAAGATTTCCTTTGTCAAAATGGCGATGTGATTAGCAAAATTACCCTTGCTGCGGAAAATCCAACAGCCAATTATATTGAAGATTTTATCAATGCTGGCATTATTGTTTCATTAGGGCATTCTAATGCAAGCTATGAAGTTGCTCAACAAGCTATTGCCAAAGGAGCGAGCTTTGCCACACATTTACATAATGCAATGTCGCCAATCAGTTCAGGACGAGCAATGGGCGTGGTCGGTGCAGTGCTTGACTCTGATATTTACACTGGCATTATTGTTGATGGATTACATGTTGACTATGGCAATGTGCGTATTGCCAAGAAAATAAAAGGCGATAAATTGTGCTTAGTAACTGACGCCACTGCTGCCGCTGGAGCAAATATTGATTCTTTTATTTTTGAAGGGAAAACTGTCCATGTACGTAATGGCAAATGCTATGATGATAACGGCACATTAGGTGGCTCTTCTGTAACAATGATTGAATCAGTTAAAAATATGGTAGAACAGGTTGGCGTTCCATTAGATGAAACCTTAAGAATGTGCAACCTTTACCCCGCGAAAGCCATTGGTGTTGACGATCGCTTAGGTTCCATAGAAGCAGGTAAGATCGCAAACTTGACGGTATTCAATCATAAATTTGATATTATAGGAACAGCGGTCAACGGGCATTGGCAAACACATTAACCAAGATCATTCACAAAATAAAGGGAAAATCTATAATTTTCCCTTTTTTATTCACAACTCAAAATAAACCACTGCACTTCACTTCTTGAGCTTTGAAAAATATTGGTTATGAATTAATTTGGCTTTTTCTATCTCTGCCTTTTGCTCCTCAGTTAATGGAATAAACCAAAAAATCACCAAAATAATGCAAAGAATAATTATCAAATAGCCTAACCAATTATTCAAATAAACCAAAGGTGCTAAAAGTATGCCCATAATGGCTAGTGTGATATACCAAAAACGAAATGCTAATGCCAATACCAACAAAACTAAAACAGACGCCACATAAAACATTGCAAAAATAATAACCAATAGAAATGGTAACGCAATGAGTACTAACAAAAAACCAAGCATCACATTTTTACCTTTTTTCACTGTTTGGCTAAATCACTATTGCCATAATTTATGACGATTATGATAAATCACATTAATCAAAATATATGCCAATATGACGACAAGCCAGAGTATCGGCGTATCAGATAAACTAAATAACATCACAAAGGGAAAAGCAACTAAGCTAATCACTAAAAACAAAATTAATGGACCAAATAATAAAAGTGTTATGCCATTAAAAAAGAGTTCAATAGGGCGTTTATATTTAGCGATAACAGGTTTAAAGGGTAAAACCAATAAGCCTCCTAATAAAGCTAAGGTAATAAACGTCAATACGCCCGCTAAAATAAGCGTTGGTAATAGACTGCTAAACCAATGAATAAGAATAAATGAAAATGCAACAACCAATATAATAGGTAAGGCAAATAATATACCAAGAATAAATAATATTTCCATTTTATCCTCCTGTTAGCCATACATACCCTTGGTTGTAACAGACAATGAATATTTTGTCAAAAATATTCTCTCAAATTTCCTTAAATAAATATTGCAACACATGGCACCTATAAGAAAATTTATAGTTAATGGTGTATTAAAATGTAATAATAACGTAGTTAAAAAGCGTTCAATCTAGTATTTTCAAGGGACTAGCTGGACTCGATCTTTAGATTTAACATATTGATTTATAACAATTTTATATTTACCAACTTAGCACCGTATAGTCATTCGTATAGTCATTCGTATAGTCATTCGTATAGTTAAAATTAAAAGTCATCTTGTTAATGGTGGCTTTTTTGAATGGTATGGCTAGTAATATTTCCTAGAATAATAAACCATAAATGGATTTATTCAACAATGGATTTAACCGTTTCGGTATCAAAACAGTTAGCTTTTAAGGCTTAATGTTGAAAAGTGGTTATTTCCAAAATGGAAATAGTTGATTTAGTTGTGTACATATGTACATAACTGCTAACCGTGTACATAAGTACACAGTTGCCAACCCTAGCTAATAGAATAGGGGTATGTCATTGGTGTATTCTTGGCTTTCGTGGTCATATCACCACAACTGAATTTATTTCCCCAAATAGGGATTGTCCACTTGGGGAAAGTTGCTATATTGGATCAACGCCTTAACCATTGATATATCAGGCTTTAGGCTTAAAAATAGCTTTATTGGATCAGGGTTAAACTGCCTATATTTTTCTAACTTCCACCATTGGCAGAAGTTGAATAGGTATTGCTATAAATTATAAGCTAACTCATCAATACGGACCCTAATCGGACCCTTTTCAGCTCTTTATCTATCTTTATTGGCTTTCTCTCAATATAAACCTTAAGTTTTACTAAGTTCTTGAATACCTTATTCTGCGGTAGTTACCATAAAAAAGCCTTGAAAACTCAAGGCATTAATATTTTATTGTGCGGTTTGCTGAAACACCTTATCTGTCGCTAATTTCGCAAGAAAATTACTGCGGTTTTTATATTCAGGGTGAGTCGCCACAAACTTATCAATATGTTGCAATAATAATGACGGCAAAGTGATATTAATTTTTTCAGCTTTTCCCATTAAATGGCTTAAATCAACATCAACAATCCCCCAAGTTAGCCCCGCATAATCTTCATTATGAATATGGTTCTCAATGGATGTCGGTTGCGGTATATCTTCCCCGTCTTTTTAAGCTACGCCATTGTTATCCACTAATGTGATTTCTTGTTCTAAAAATTCTGCTTTAAGAAATATTCAAGGATTAAAAACTTATTCACGGCGTTGCGTCTGGTTTTCTATTTCATCAACATCTACCATCATCTTTTTCCACCACTTCAAACAAGCAAAAGCCAATAAAATAAGCATATTCAGCCCCAAAATACGCTTAAACAAGCCAATGATGATGATGGCTAGAAAAGCAAAAAACTGCCAAAAACCGCGAGCCCCAACCCCGTGGAATAAGGGTACCCCCTTGGGAGTACCTTTTTGCGTATTGGCTAAAAACAAAAATCATTATGGTGCTTTTAGTGTTTAACTAGAAATAAGGAAAAACAATCTTTTTAAAAAGGTTTTACCTATTACAAAATCCACCACGAAAAAATACAAAAAAACTTTTTTATATAAATTAGCAAAAAATCATAGGACAATTAGGACAATAGGACAATTTCAGTAATATCAAGGGTTCAAGCCCCCTAAAATTGTCCTATTCGCTTAGGACAAAATAGGACAATAGGACAATTTTTTAGGACAAAATCCAAATTGGTTATTTTTTGAGTAGGACAAAAACCCCTAAAAATAGGACAAAAAGGGCTTAAAATAGGACAAAATGACCCTAAAATAGGACAATTTTTGGTTATCTATTAACCTATTTTTTATATAAATTATTGATATTATTATAATCGTATTTTTTATTGTCCTAATTGTCCTATAAAAAAATACTCTCTACACGGAAAGATTTTTAGTTAGTTAATACCAACAAAAAAGCCAACCGATTTTACTCCGTTGGCTATTTTTATTAATCGCTGTAACCTATCAAAAACTATTCTTCTTCATCTTCAATAATTGGGAATAGCATATAGCACCTTGTCCGCTTACTATCTATTCTGTGCGGTAGTTTTACCATGTATTTATAGCCGTTTTCCTTTCCTTTCATTAGCATTCCTTTATCTGATAATATTCGGCAGGCTTGTTCTTTTGGGTTGCCCTTAATCACCTCTTCAAAGGCGAGTGGGTAAACATAATAATGCTCTTTCTTGTTATCGCCTGTAATTAACATTCTATAGCCTGCTATGTTATGGATAGCCCTTTCATCTTGAAAAGGGTATGAAATAAAACGGCTTTCCGCATTGGCTAATAGCCAGCCATTGACTTGGTCAATAACTTGCTTTTCTTCCCTGCTATGTAAGCCAAATACGTTGATCCATTCATTAAAGCAATGTAATAAGGCTTCTGCGTTTTCGGTTTCTGTCCACTGTGTAAGGTGTTGGGCTAATTGTAATGCGGTTTCTAATACGGCAAAACGTCCAGCCACTCGCATTACTTGCGAGCTTGCCCCTTGTGGTAATCTTGCTAACCATTTTTCTTTTATCCCTTGATAAGCGGTTGCAATATCGTCTTTATGCTCAATTATCCATTTAATCCACGCCCTGCCAACTGCACCATAATGGGACTTGCTGGCTTGGTTGAGATGATCCGCATGGGCTTTCCCCTCGTTAAATTGATAAAATTGTGTTGCTGGGGTAATAGGCACATTCAATAACCGCACTAACTGCCCTGCGTTAGTTTTTATGCCTGCTTGTGATAAATAGCCCTCTAAATCAATTTCACCAGTAGAAAATGCCATAATTCGCCAGCGTTGTAGCTCTCGGTTTCCGCCCTCTTTTGCCCCTTGTACTTTGCCTATACCATTAAATAAAGCGTAAGCCGTTTGTTCAATGTATTTTTTATTAATGCCTTGCCCTATTTCGTCCATCACTAAAAAGCCGTCATTACGTGCGGCAGCTTCATTTGTTAGTCCTAACGCTGTGGCGTTCCAGCTTACTCGGGTCATTTCAGGGTGTCCATAAAGGCTACTCGCTATATTAGCGGTGGTGGTTTTCCCAGAAGTCGATCCGCCAAATAAATGGACGCCAAAACTTTCGGCATCTAAAAAATGAATTAAAGGGGCAGATAATGCCACCGCTACACCTAACATCATTGAAGAATTCCCCTTAATATATTGGGCTATTTCTTGTTGCCAGCTCTCTACTGTGCCTTTAATGTGATAGCCTTGAAAGCCTGCGGATTGTGAGCGAAATAATACGGGGGTGGACGGTTCGCCCACAACTTCACCATTAGGCAATAAATAAGCCCCATTTTGCCAGCCTGTAGCGTTGGTAATTGTCCATAAACTACGATCGCCCGCATTCTGTAAATAATCCGCTAGCTCGTTTTTTAAGGCGGTATTTGTGGTAACCTTTAACCCTCTGTTTTTTAAAGTTCGCCAGCCCTCACGCTCGCCAATATCGCCTAACGGTAACGCCTCGATCACTTTGTCTTGACTTCCCTCTAATTGCCATTGCATTACAATATAGCTTTCGCTTTCACTGCGTCCTATGCCTATAACTTCCACCACATCGGAAAGCCATTTTATTTGTTCAGTGATTTCCCCTGTTTCCCTGTCGTGTTTTGGAATAATGCGATATAAGCCACTTTTCCCGCCCTCTGTGCGTTTTTCTATGTAAGGTAATAGATTATCCCTGTTTTGTGTTTTTGTCGGCTCTATGGCGTTTTTAGCCACCACTTCCGCCACGCTGTCGCCTTGTCTAATCCTTGCCAAATAATCCGTTAAATCTTCTAACCGTTCACCGATATTATTCACGATGGCCAGCCGTTGAATATCGCTATTTTGGGCTAAATTTACGCATAATGTGGCGATTTGGCTTTGGGTTAAGGGGTTAGGCTCGGTGTAAACTAGCGTGGCGATTTGATAGCCTTTAGGGGCGATTTTCACGCCCTCTAATTGATTGATTTGGTGTTGCCCTAACACAATCGGCAAGCTGTCATAGCGGTTTGGGTTTTGTCCGTCCACGCTATCTAAAAAGATTTGCCAGTCTAAGCCTTGCCCGTTGGTGGCTTTGTCTTTGGCATTTTGGCGGTAAAACGCCCACGCATTCGCTCCCACCAAAATATAAAGCTCGGTTAGGGGTTCATTACGTTTCGCCACTTCGCTCAAATTAGGGGCATTGGTTAATTTATTCGCCATATTCCACCACCTTTTTAGCCAAATTAATCAAGCCTTTTACTTCGCCACTATGCCATAAAGCTACCGTAATTTGATGCTTTAATATGTCATCTTGAATAGTTTCAGGTTTGCCCGCAATGACGATAATTTGATTGCGTAAGCATTGTTCT
Above is a window of Volucribacter amazonae DNA encoding:
- the nagB gene encoding glucosamine-6-phosphate deaminase yields the protein MRLIPLQNAEQVSKWAARYIADRINQFAPSAEKPFVLGLPTGGTPLQTYKELIALYQKGEVSFKHVVTFNMDEYVGLPKEHPESYHSFMWNNFFNHIDIQAENVNILDGNTPDHDEECRRYEEKIKSYGKIHLFMGGVGIDGHIAFNEPGSSLSSRTRIKTLTQDTLIANSRFFDNDVNKVPKYALTVGVGTLLDAQEVMLLVTGHNKALALQAGVEGCINHLWTISALQLHRHAIFVADEPAMQELKVKTVKYFTELEARAIHSVLEGEK
- the nagA gene encoding N-acetylglucosamine-6-phosphate deacetylase; amino-acid sequence: MMYAFVNGVVYSGKAVLYGYAVVVNNKIIQAVIPEAELSNDIERIDLQGNNITAGFIDLQLNGCGGVMFNDDISVKTLEIMQQTNLRSGTTSYLPTFITAPDEGIKSAVQIMREYLAKYENQALGLHLEGPYLSVEKKGVHREEYIRAISPEMKDFLCQNGDVISKITLAAENPTANYIEDFINAGIIVSLGHSNASYEVAQQAIAKGASFATHLHNAMSPISSGRAMGVVGAVLDSDIYTGIIVDGLHVDYGNVRIAKKIKGDKLCLVTDATAAAGANIDSFIFEGKTVHVRNGKCYDDNGTLGGSSVTMIESVKNMVEQVGVPLDETLRMCNLYPAKAIGVDDRLGSIEAGKIANLTVFNHKFDIIGTAVNGHWQTH
- a CDS encoding type II toxin-antitoxin system HicB family antitoxin, which codes for MPQPTSIENHIHNEDYAGLTWGIVDVDLSHLMGKAEKINITLPSLLLQHIDKFVATHPEYKNRSNFLAKLATDKVFQQTAQ
- a CDS encoding DUF927 domain-containing protein, encoding MANKLTNAPNLSEVAKRNEPLTELYILVGANAWAFYRQNAKDKATNGQGLDWQIFLDSVDGQNPNRYDSLPIVLGQHQINQLEGVKIAPKGYQIATLVYTEPNPLTQSQIATLCVNLAQNSDIQRLAIVNNIGERLEDLTDYLARIRQGDSVAEVVAKNAIEPTKTQNRDNLLPYIEKRTEGGKSGLYRIIPKHDRETGEITEQIKWLSDVVEVIGIGRSESESYIVMQWQLEGSQDKVIEALPLGDIGEREGWRTLKNRGLKVTTNTALKNELADYLQNAGDRSLWTITNATGWQNGAYLLPNGEVVGEPSTPVLFRSQSAGFQGYHIKGTVESWQQEIAQYIKGNSSMMLGVAVALSAPLIHFLDAESFGVHLFGGSTSGKTTTANIASSLYGHPEMTRVSWNATALGLTNEAAARNDGFLVMDEIGQGINKKYIEQTAYALFNGIGKVQGAKEGGNRELQRWRIMAFSTGEIDLEGYLSQAGIKTNAGQLVRLLNVPITPATQFYQFNEGKAHADHLNQASKSHYGAVGRAWIKWIIEHKDDIATAYQGIKEKWLARLPQGASSQVMRVAGRFAVLETALQLAQHLTQWTETENAEALLHCFNEWINVFGLHSREEKQVIDQVNGWLLANAESRFISYPFQDERAIHNIAGYRMLITGDNKKEHYYVYPLAFEEVIKGNPKEQACRILSDKGMLMKGKENGYKYMVKLPHRIDSKRTRCYMLFPIIEDEEE